A genome region from Mycobacterium florentinum includes the following:
- a CDS encoding Mur ligase family protein, which produces MVTTRARLALAAGASARWASRITGRGAGAMIGGLVAMTLDRSVLGQLGAGRRTVIVTGTNGKSTTTRMTAAALGTLGPVATNAEGANMDAGLVAALAADRGAGLAALEVDEMHVPHVSDAVQPSVLVLLNLSRDQLDRVGEINVIERTLRAGLARHPNAVIVANCDDVLMTSAAYDSPNVVWVAAGGAWANDSVSCPRSGEVIVRDQGHWYSTGADFKRPSPQWWFDDDTLHGPEGLALPMRLALPGAVNRGNAAQAVAAAVALGADPSQAVAAVSGVDEVAGRYRTVRIGGRDARILLAKNPAGWQEALSMVDKHAAGVVISVNGQVPDGEDLSWLWDVRFEHFEETAVVAAGERGTDLAVRLGYAGVEHTLVHDTLAAIASCPPGRVEVVANYTAFLQLHRALARHG; this is translated from the coding sequence GTGGTCACCACTCGGGCACGTCTGGCCCTCGCCGCGGGAGCGAGCGCGCGGTGGGCATCGCGGATAACCGGACGCGGCGCCGGGGCGATGATCGGCGGACTGGTCGCGATGACGCTGGACCGCTCGGTCCTGGGCCAGCTCGGCGCGGGACGGCGCACGGTCATCGTCACCGGCACCAACGGCAAGTCCACCACCACCCGAATGACGGCGGCGGCTTTGGGCACGCTGGGCCCGGTCGCCACCAACGCCGAAGGCGCCAACATGGACGCCGGCCTGGTGGCCGCGCTGGCCGCCGACCGCGGGGCTGGGCTCGCCGCCCTGGAAGTCGACGAGATGCACGTGCCGCACGTATCCGATGCCGTGCAGCCCAGCGTCCTGGTGCTGCTCAACCTGTCCCGCGACCAGCTCGACCGGGTCGGCGAGATCAACGTGATCGAACGCACGCTGCGGGCCGGCCTGGCCCGCCACCCCAACGCCGTCATCGTCGCCAACTGCGACGACGTCCTGATGACCTCGGCCGCCTACGACAGCCCGAACGTGGTGTGGGTGGCCGCCGGCGGCGCGTGGGCGAACGACTCGGTCAGCTGTCCACGCAGCGGCGAGGTGATCGTCCGCGACCAGGGCCACTGGTACAGCACCGGCGCCGACTTCAAGCGGCCCAGCCCGCAGTGGTGGTTCGACGACGACACGTTGCACGGGCCCGAGGGGCTGGCCCTGCCGATGCGGCTGGCGCTGCCCGGCGCGGTGAATCGGGGCAACGCCGCCCAGGCCGTCGCGGCCGCCGTCGCGCTCGGCGCCGATCCGTCGCAGGCCGTCGCGGCGGTCTCGGGAGTCGACGAGGTCGCGGGCCGCTACCGGACCGTGCGCATCGGCGGGCGCGATGCGCGGATTCTGCTGGCAAAGAACCCGGCCGGCTGGCAGGAAGCGCTGTCGATGGTCGACAAGCACGCGGCCGGGGTGGTCATCTCGGTCAACGGGCAGGTGCCCGACGGCGAGGACCTGTCGTGGCTGTGGGATGTGCGCTTCGAACACTTCGAAGAGACGGCGGTGGTGGCCGCCGGTGAACGCGGCACCGACCTGGCGGTACGCCTGGGATACGCGGGCGTCGAACACACCCTGGTGCACGACACCCTGGCAGCCATCGCCTCCTGCCCGCCGGGGCGCGTGGAGGTCGTCGCCAACTACACCGCCTTCCTGCAGCTGCACCGGGCATTGGCACGGCATGGCTGA
- the recR gene encoding recombination mediator RecR, whose product MFEGPVQDLIDELGKLPGIGPKSAQRIAFHLLSVEPPDIDRLTAVLSKVRDGVRFCAVCGNVSDDERCRICGDPRRDGSQVCVVEEPKDVQAVERTREFRGRYHVLGGALDPLSGVGPDQLRIRELLTRIGERVDGVDITEVIIATDPNTEGEATATYLVRVLRDIPGLTVTRIASGLPMGGDLEFADELTLGRALTGRRSMV is encoded by the coding sequence ATGTTTGAGGGACCGGTCCAGGATCTGATCGACGAGCTCGGCAAGCTGCCGGGCATCGGGCCAAAGAGTGCGCAGCGCATCGCCTTTCACTTGTTGTCGGTCGAGCCGCCGGACATCGACCGACTCACCGCCGTGCTGTCGAAGGTCCGCGACGGCGTCCGCTTCTGCGCGGTGTGCGGCAACGTGTCCGACGACGAGCGTTGCCGGATCTGCGGGGATCCGCGCCGGGACGGCTCGCAGGTGTGTGTCGTCGAGGAACCCAAGGACGTCCAGGCCGTCGAGCGGACTCGCGAATTCCGGGGCCGCTACCACGTCCTGGGCGGCGCGCTGGATCCGCTGTCCGGTGTGGGCCCCGATCAGCTGCGGATCCGCGAGCTGCTCACCCGCATCGGCGAGCGGGTCGACGGTGTGGACATCACCGAGGTGATCATCGCGACCGACCCCAACACCGAGGGCGAGGCGACGGCCACCTACCTGGTCCGGGTGCTGCGTGACATTCCCGGCCTGACCGTCACGCGAATCGCGTCCGGGCTGCCGATGGGCGGCGACTTGGAGTTCGCCGACGAGCTGACCCTGGGCCGCGCGCTCACCGGCCGCCGGTCCATGGTCTGA
- the leuA gene encoding 2-isopropylmalate synthase, whose amino-acid sequence MRRSEFPSDIPGAITVTNFSQPANPAAYISARTVQKPAGPPRPDQPAWNPQRGSSMPVNRYRPFADEVEPIRLGDRTWPDRVTSTAPLWCAVDLRDGNQALIDPMSPARKRRMFDLLVGMGYKEIEVGFPSASQTDFDFVREIITDGAIPDDVTIQVLTQCRPELIERTFEACQGVHRAIVHFYNSTSILQRRVVFRADPAAVQAIATDGARKCVEEAAKYPDTQWRFEYSPESYTGTELEYAKQVCDAVGEIIAPTPDNPIIFNLPATVEMATPNVYADSIEWMSRNLANRDSVILSLHPHNDRGTAVAAAELGYQAGADRIEGCLFGNGERTGNVCLVTLGLNLFSRGVDPQIDFSNIDEIRRTVEYCNQLPVHERHPYGGDLVYTAFSGSHQDAINKGLDQMKADADAADTDVEDMLWQVPYLPIDPRDVGRTYEAVIRVNSQSGKGGVAYIMKADHGLALPRRLQIEFSQVIQKIADGEGGEVSPKEMWDAFSEEYIAPILPLERMKQRVDADEEDSGTTRIVATVKINGVETEITGAGNGPLAAFVDALGTVGFDVSVLDYSEHAMSSGEEAQAAAYVEASVGGRTVWGVGIAPSITTASLRAVVSAVNRAARG is encoded by the coding sequence ATGCGCCGGTCTGAATTCCCTTCTGACATCCCCGGAGCAATTACCGTGACCAACTTTTCTCAGCCCGCCAACCCGGCCGCATACATCTCGGCCCGCACCGTCCAAAAGCCCGCGGGCCCGCCCCGACCCGACCAGCCCGCGTGGAATCCGCAGCGCGGCTCGTCGATGCCGGTCAACCGATACCGGCCCTTCGCCGACGAAGTCGAGCCCATCCGGCTCGGCGACCGCACCTGGCCGGACCGCGTCACCAGCACCGCCCCGTTATGGTGTGCGGTGGACCTGCGCGACGGCAACCAGGCACTGATCGACCCGATGAGCCCGGCCCGCAAGCGCCGCATGTTCGACCTGCTGGTTGGCATGGGCTACAAGGAGATTGAGGTCGGGTTCCCGTCGGCCAGCCAGACCGACTTCGACTTCGTACGCGAAATCATCACCGACGGCGCCATTCCCGACGACGTCACCATTCAGGTGCTGACGCAATGCCGCCCGGAACTGATCGAGCGCACCTTCGAAGCGTGCCAAGGTGTGCACCGGGCGATCGTGCACTTCTACAACTCGACGTCAATCCTGCAGCGCCGCGTGGTATTTCGCGCCGACCCGGCCGCGGTGCAGGCCATCGCGACCGACGGCGCCCGCAAGTGCGTCGAAGAGGCGGCCAAATACCCGGACACGCAATGGCGCTTCGAGTATTCGCCGGAGTCTTACACGGGAACGGAATTGGAGTACGCCAAGCAGGTGTGCGACGCCGTCGGCGAGATCATCGCGCCGACGCCGGACAACCCGATCATCTTCAATCTGCCCGCCACCGTCGAGATGGCAACCCCCAACGTCTATGCCGACTCGATCGAGTGGATGAGCCGCAACCTGGCCAACCGAGATTCGGTGATCCTGAGCCTGCATCCGCACAACGACCGTGGAACCGCCGTTGCCGCAGCCGAATTGGGCTATCAGGCCGGAGCCGACCGGATCGAGGGCTGCCTGTTCGGCAACGGGGAGCGCACCGGAAACGTGTGCCTGGTGACGCTGGGGCTGAACCTGTTCTCCCGCGGCGTGGACCCGCAGATCGACTTCTCCAACATCGACGAGATCCGCCGGACGGTGGAGTACTGCAACCAGCTGCCGGTGCATGAGCGTCACCCGTACGGCGGCGACCTGGTCTACACCGCGTTCTCGGGCAGCCACCAGGACGCCATCAACAAGGGCCTGGACCAGATGAAGGCCGACGCCGACGCCGCGGACACCGATGTCGAGGACATGCTCTGGCAGGTGCCGTACCTGCCCATTGACCCGCGCGATGTCGGGCGCACCTACGAGGCCGTGATCCGGGTCAACTCCCAGTCCGGCAAGGGCGGGGTGGCCTACATCATGAAGGCCGACCACGGCCTGGCCCTGCCGCGACGGCTGCAGATCGAGTTCTCCCAGGTGATCCAGAAGATCGCCGACGGCGAGGGCGGCGAGGTGTCGCCGAAGGAGATGTGGGACGCGTTCTCTGAGGAGTACATCGCCCCGATCCTGCCGCTCGAACGCATGAAACAGCGCGTCGATGCCGACGAGGAAGACAGCGGGACGACCCGCATCGTTGCGACCGTCAAGATCAACGGCGTCGAGACCGAGATCACCGGTGCCGGCAACGGCCCGCTCGCCGCGTTCGTCGACGCACTGGGAACCGTGGGGTTCGACGTCTCGGTACTGGATTACTCCGAGCACGCGATGAGTTCCGGTGAAGAGGCTCAGGCCGCGGCGTACGTGGAGGCCTCGGTGGGGGGCCGCACGGTGTGGGGTGTGGGCATCGCCCCGTCGATCACCACCGCGTCGTTGCGGGCGGTGGTGTCGGCGGTCAACCGGGCCGCGCGCGGGTAG
- a CDS encoding DEDDh family exonuclease, giving the protein MSPITPTPWGRPASDPDAGWAVIDVETSGFRPGQARIISLAVLGLDAEGRVEQSVVSLLNPGVDPGPTHVHGLTTAMLEDQPQFGDIIGDVIQVLRGRTLVAHNVAFDYAFLAAEAELTRTELPVDSVMCTVELARRLDLGVENLRLETLAAHWGVTQERPHDAFDDAMVLTGVLASALDRAREHDIWLPVRPVTRRRWPNGRVTHDELRPLKALASRMACPYLNPGPYVRGRPLVQGMRVALAAEVRRTHEELVERILHAGLAYTDVVDRETSLVVCNADAPEQGKGYQAQQLGVPVVSDAQFMDGVGTVIGGTSMEEFVDATNADDQLALF; this is encoded by the coding sequence ATGAGCCCCATAACTCCGACGCCCTGGGGCCGGCCGGCGAGCGATCCGGACGCGGGTTGGGCCGTCATCGACGTCGAGACCTCGGGTTTCCGGCCCGGTCAGGCCCGGATCATCAGCCTTGCGGTGCTCGGCCTGGACGCCGAGGGCCGCGTCGAGCAATCCGTCGTCAGCCTGCTCAACCCCGGAGTGGACCCCGGCCCCACCCATGTGCACGGGCTGACCACCGCCATGCTCGAGGATCAGCCGCAGTTCGGCGACATCATCGGTGACGTGATCCAGGTGCTGCGCGGCCGCACCCTGGTCGCGCACAACGTCGCGTTCGACTACGCCTTCCTGGCCGCGGAGGCCGAGCTCACCCGCACCGAGCTTCCCGTCGACAGCGTCATGTGCACGGTCGAGCTGGCCCGGCGACTCGATCTCGGCGTCGAGAACCTGCGGTTGGAGACCCTCGCCGCGCACTGGGGCGTGACCCAGGAGCGCCCGCACGACGCCTTCGACGACGCGATGGTGTTGACCGGCGTTCTCGCGTCCGCGCTCGATCGCGCTCGCGAACACGACATCTGGCTGCCGGTGCGTCCGGTCACCCGGCGCCGCTGGCCCAACGGCCGGGTCACCCACGACGAGCTGCGCCCGCTGAAGGCGCTGGCCTCCCGGATGGCCTGCCCGTATCTCAACCCCGGGCCGTACGTCCGCGGCCGGCCGCTGGTCCAGGGCATGCGGGTGGCGCTGGCCGCCGAGGTGCGGCGCACCCACGAGGAGCTCGTCGAGCGGATCCTGCACGCTGGGCTGGCCTACACCGATGTCGTCGACCGCGAGACGTCACTGGTGGTCTGCAACGCCGACGCCCCCGAACAGGGCAAGGGCTACCAGGCCCAGCAGCTCGGCGTGCCGGTGGTGTCCGACGCGCAGTTCATGGACGGCGTGGGCACCGTGATCGGCGGCACCAGCATGGAGGAGTTCGTCGACGCGACGAACGCCGACGACCAGCTCGCGCTGTTCTGA
- a CDS encoding HNH endonuclease signature motif containing protein, whose protein sequence is MFDRAADAASSIVDRVCAAARAENRAAGARLAAIGELDVLRLRECGERETWVGDTWDAICAEVAAALQISQALASSYLNYSRAMRMRLPRIGAALIAGDISYATFQTIVYRTDLITDPEVMAAVDAQLAVKVPLWPSMTRGRLGTAVDRIVAGADVDAVRRRKERHAGREIWIGDVGDGTSEIHGSLFTPDAHALEKRLTALAATVCEHDPRSREQRRADALGALAAGADRLACRCARPDCAAGKRPAATPVVIHVIAEHASIDGHDCAPGSEVGADGLITPELVAELAKSAKLVPLVHPADAPPEPGYLPSTALADFVRCRDLTCRWPGCDRPAVECDLDHTIPYADGGPTHASNLKCYCRTHHLVKTFWGWREQQLPDGTLILTSPSGRTHVTTPGSALLFPSLCRSTGGLPAAEAEPPLDYCAERTAMMPKRRRTRAQDRATRVATERRQNHHARTTRRAERMSYAGPAPPEPEDEPPPF, encoded by the coding sequence ATGTTCGATCGCGCCGCCGATGCAGCCTCTTCCATCGTTGATCGGGTCTGCGCGGCTGCGCGTGCGGAGAACCGGGCGGCCGGTGCCCGGCTGGCGGCGATCGGCGAACTCGACGTGCTGCGGCTGCGCGAGTGCGGGGAACGCGAGACGTGGGTCGGTGACACCTGGGACGCCATCTGCGCGGAGGTCGCCGCGGCCTTGCAGATCAGTCAGGCGCTGGCGTCGAGTTATCTGAACTATTCGCGCGCCATGCGCATGCGGTTGCCGCGCATCGGCGCCGCGTTGATCGCCGGCGACATCAGCTACGCGACGTTCCAGACGATCGTGTATCGCACCGACCTGATCACCGACCCCGAAGTGATGGCCGCGGTCGACGCCCAGCTGGCCGTCAAAGTGCCGCTTTGGCCCTCGATGACGCGCGGCCGGCTGGGCACCGCGGTCGATCGCATCGTGGCCGGGGCCGACGTGGATGCGGTGCGCCGGCGCAAGGAGCGCCATGCCGGTCGGGAGATCTGGATCGGCGATGTCGGAGACGGCACCTCGGAGATCCACGGCAGCCTGTTCACGCCGGATGCCCACGCCCTTGAGAAGCGACTCACCGCGCTGGCGGCCACGGTGTGCGAGCACGATCCGCGCAGCCGTGAGCAGCGACGCGCCGATGCCCTGGGAGCGCTGGCGGCCGGCGCCGACCGGCTGGCCTGTCGCTGCGCTCGCCCCGATTGCGCGGCCGGAAAGCGTCCCGCGGCAACGCCGGTGGTGATTCATGTGATCGCCGAGCACGCCAGCATCGACGGCCACGACTGCGCACCGGGATCCGAGGTCGGCGCCGATGGGCTCATCACACCCGAGCTCGTTGCCGAATTGGCCAAGTCGGCCAAGCTAGTGCCGCTGGTGCACCCTGCTGATGCCCCACCCGAGCCGGGTTATCTGCCCTCGACGGCGCTGGCGGATTTTGTCCGCTGCCGGGATTTGACCTGCCGCTGGCCCGGTTGCGACCGGCCCGCCGTCGAGTGCGACCTTGACCACACCATCCCCTACGCCGACGGCGGGCCCACGCATGCGTCCAACCTGAAGTGCTACTGCCGCACTCACCATTTGGTGAAAACGTTCTGGGGCTGGCGCGAGCAACAGCTACCCGACGGCACCCTGATCCTGACCTCACCCTCCGGACGCACACACGTCACCACCCCGGGCAGCGCGCTGCTGTTTCCGAGTCTGTGCCGGTCAACCGGCGGCCTGCCAGCAGCCGAAGCAGAACCCCCACTCGACTACTGCGCCGAGCGCACGGCGATGATGCCCAAACGCCGGCGCACCCGCGCCCAAGACCGGGCCACCCGAGTCGCCACCGAACGCCGACAGAATCACCACGCCCGCACCACCCGGCGGGCCGAGCGTATGAGCTACGCCGGTCCCGCCCCACCCGAGCCCGAGGACGAACCGCCGCCGTTTTGA
- a CDS encoding C39 family peptidase, giving the protein MAHTPPTMATLTTKACVGALAALSTAAAAGWAVGIADAHATPDVPAPRIAAGMHGDPAAAAPYWRYQQQQLDCGEMAVADVIGQISGHEPGEDEINAAAGNIPSAAHPGPIYRPGGRTSNKDLVPLLAHYGIRADAVHPDTDALALDLDHGRKVIIGLNDNVIWNKPGDRTKENHFVVVIGIDTDAGVVHLNDSGIRAGRDEQVWIATFEEAWAASENFAVVTK; this is encoded by the coding sequence ATGGCCCACACCCCACCGACGATGGCCACGCTGACCACCAAGGCATGCGTTGGCGCGCTCGCGGCGTTGTCGACCGCGGCCGCCGCGGGCTGGGCCGTCGGAATCGCCGACGCCCACGCCACCCCGGACGTCCCCGCCCCACGCATCGCCGCGGGCATGCACGGCGACCCGGCCGCCGCCGCACCCTACTGGCGCTACCAGCAACAACAACTCGACTGCGGGGAGATGGCGGTGGCCGATGTGATCGGCCAGATCAGCGGCCACGAGCCCGGTGAGGACGAGATCAACGCGGCGGCGGGAAACATCCCGAGCGCGGCCCACCCCGGGCCGATCTACCGCCCGGGCGGCCGGACGAGCAACAAAGACCTGGTCCCGCTACTGGCGCACTACGGCATCCGCGCCGACGCCGTCCACCCCGACACCGATGCGCTCGCGCTCGACCTGGATCACGGGCGCAAGGTGATCATCGGACTCAACGACAACGTCATCTGGAACAAGCCCGGCGATCGCACCAAGGAAAACCACTTCGTCGTCGTCATCGGTATCGACACCGACGCCGGCGTGGTGCACCTCAACGACAGCGGTATCCGTGCGGGCCGCGACGAGCAGGTTTGGATCGCGACATTCGAAGAGGCGTGGGCCGCCAGCGAGAACTTCGCCGTCGTCACCAAGTAA
- a CDS encoding Rv3717 family N-acetylmuramoyl-L-alanine amidase, with protein sequence MDQRVSRRVGIRMAASMLVAAGTLIVSTAAQNAWGVPSSIAGMVVFIDPGHNGANDASIGRQVTTGRGGTKDCQTSGTATNSGYMEHTFTWDTALRVRAALTALGVRTALSRGNDTGLGPCIDERANVANSLRPNAILSIHADGGPPSGRGFHVNYSAPPLNQVQAGPSVQYARIMRDQMQAAGIPPSTYIGQGGLYGRSDLTGLNLAQYPAILVECGNMKNPVDSALMESPDGRQKYADALVRGVAGFLATQGQAR encoded by the coding sequence GTGGACCAACGAGTGAGCAGGCGTGTCGGAATCAGAATGGCGGCCAGCATGCTGGTTGCCGCGGGGACACTGATCGTCTCGACCGCGGCCCAGAACGCATGGGGGGTCCCGTCCAGCATCGCCGGCATGGTGGTTTTCATCGACCCCGGCCACAACGGCGCCAACGACGCGTCCATCGGCCGGCAGGTCACCACCGGCCGGGGCGGCACCAAGGACTGCCAGACCAGCGGAACCGCGACCAACAGCGGCTATATGGAGCACACCTTCACCTGGGACACCGCGCTGCGGGTTCGCGCCGCACTGACAGCACTGGGTGTCAGGACCGCCCTGTCCCGCGGCAACGACACCGGACTGGGACCGTGCATCGACGAGCGCGCCAACGTGGCCAATTCGTTGCGGCCCAACGCGATCCTGAGCATCCACGCCGACGGTGGACCACCGTCCGGGCGCGGATTCCACGTCAACTACTCGGCCCCGCCCCTCAACCAGGTGCAGGCCGGGCCGTCGGTGCAGTACGCGCGGATCATGCGCGACCAGATGCAGGCCGCCGGCATCCCGCCATCGACGTACATCGGCCAGGGCGGACTGTACGGACGTTCGGATCTGACCGGCCTCAACCTGGCGCAATACCCCGCCATCCTGGTCGAGTGCGGCAACATGAAGAACCCCGTCGATTCGGCGCTGATGGAATCCCCGGATGGCCGGCAGAAGTACGCCGACGCACTCGTCCGTGGCGTGGCGGGCTTCCTGGCCACCCAGGGCCAGGCGCGCTGA
- a CDS encoding YbaB/EbfC family nucleoid-associated protein, translating to MQPGGDMSALLAQAQQMQQKLMEAQQQLANAEIRGQAGGGLVEAVVKGSGEVIAVKIDPSVVDPSDIETLQDLIVGAMVDASKQVTKMAQEQLGSLTAGLTAPPAPPAPPTQITGL from the coding sequence ATGCAACCCGGAGGCGACATGTCCGCGCTGCTCGCTCAGGCGCAGCAGATGCAGCAGAAGCTCATGGAGGCTCAGCAACAGCTCGCGAACGCCGAGATCCGCGGTCAGGCCGGTGGTGGCTTGGTCGAGGCGGTCGTCAAAGGCAGCGGTGAGGTCATCGCGGTGAAGATCGATCCATCGGTCGTCGACCCTTCGGACATCGAGACGTTGCAGGACTTGATCGTCGGCGCCATGGTGGACGCCTCCAAACAGGTCACCAAAATGGCGCAGGAGCAGTTGGGGTCGCTGACCGCCGGGTTGACCGCGCCACCGGCGCCACCCGCGCCACCCACCCAAATAACGGGGCTCTGA
- a CDS encoding aspartate kinase gives MALVVQKYGGSSVADADRIRRVAERIVETKKQGNDVVVVVSAMGDTTDDLLDLAQQVCPVPPARELDMLLTAGERISNALVAMAVESLGARARSFTGSQAGVITTGTHGNAKIIDVTPTRLQSALAEGDVVLVAGFQGVSQDSRDVTTLGRGGSDTTAVALAAALGADVCEIYTDVDGIFSADPRIVPNARKLDAVTFEEMLEMAACGAKVLMLRCVEYARRYNLPVHVRSSYSDKLGTVVVGSIKDIEMESPLLTGVAHDRSEAKVTVVGIPDIPGYAARVFRAVAEADVNIDMVLQNVSKVEDGKTDITFTCSRDSGPTAVAKLDSLKDEIGFTQLLYDDHIGKVSLIGAGMRSHPGVTATFCEALAEVGVNIELISTSEIRISVLCRDTELDKAVVALHEAFGLGGEEEATVYAGTGR, from the coding sequence GTGGCGCTCGTCGTACAAAAGTACGGCGGATCCTCGGTGGCCGACGCCGACCGGATCCGTCGGGTCGCGGAACGCATCGTCGAGACCAAAAAGCAGGGCAATGACGTCGTCGTCGTGGTCTCGGCGATGGGTGACACCACCGATGACCTGCTGGATCTGGCCCAACAGGTGTGCCCCGTGCCGCCTGCCCGCGAACTGGACATGCTGCTGACGGCCGGTGAACGCATCTCCAACGCGCTGGTGGCCATGGCCGTCGAATCGCTGGGCGCCCGCGCCCGCTCGTTCACCGGCTCGCAGGCCGGCGTGATCACCACCGGTACGCACGGCAACGCGAAGATCATCGACGTCACGCCGACCCGGTTGCAGTCCGCGCTCGCCGAAGGCGACGTGGTGTTGGTCGCGGGCTTCCAGGGCGTCAGCCAGGACAGCCGCGATGTCACCACGCTGGGCCGCGGCGGCTCCGACACCACCGCCGTCGCGCTGGCCGCGGCGCTGGGCGCCGACGTCTGCGAGATCTACACCGACGTGGACGGCATCTTCAGCGCGGACCCGCGAATCGTGCCCAATGCCCGCAAGCTCGACGCCGTGACCTTCGAGGAAATGCTTGAAATGGCCGCGTGCGGCGCCAAGGTGCTAATGCTGCGCTGCGTGGAATACGCCCGTCGCTACAACCTTCCGGTGCACGTCCGGTCCTCTTATTCGGACAAGCTCGGCACCGTCGTTGTCGGATCGATCAAGGACATAGAAATGGAAAGCCCCCTTCTGACCGGAGTCGCGCACGACCGTAGCGAGGCAAAGGTGACCGTCGTCGGGATCCCGGACATCCCGGGGTATGCGGCCCGGGTCTTCCGCGCGGTCGCCGAGGCCGACGTGAACATCGACATGGTGTTGCAGAACGTGTCCAAGGTCGAGGACGGCAAGACCGACATCACGTTCACCTGCTCGCGTGACAGCGGGCCCACCGCGGTGGCCAAGCTGGACTCCCTCAAGGACGAGATCGGCTTCACCCAGCTGCTCTACGACGACCACATTGGCAAGGTGTCGCTGATCGGCGCGGGTATGCGCAGCCATCCCGGGGTTACCGCGACCTTCTGTGAAGCACTGGCCGAGGTGGGCGTCAACATCGAACTGATCTCCACCTCCGAGATCCGGATCTCGGTGCTGTGCCGCGACACCGAACTAGATAAGGCCGTCGTGGCGTTGCACGAGGCGTTCGGCCTCGGCGGCGAGGAAGAGGCCACGGTGTATGCGGGGACGGGTCGATAG
- a CDS encoding type 1 glutamine amidotransferase, whose product MAESTLRIGLVLPDVMGTYGDGGNAVVLRQRLLLRGIAAEIVEITLDDPVPESLDLYTLGGAEDYAQRLATRHLLRYPGLQRAAERGAPVLSICAAVQVLGHWYETSSGERVDGVGMLDVTTSPQDARTIGELVSKPLLAGLTQRLTGFENHRGGTVLGPDAAPLGAVVKGAGNRLGDGFDGVIQGSVVATYMHGPCLARNPELADLLLSKVVGELAPLQLPEVDLLRRERLGAR is encoded by the coding sequence ATGGCTGAGTCGACGTTGCGGATCGGGCTGGTGTTGCCCGACGTGATGGGCACCTACGGCGACGGCGGCAACGCGGTCGTGCTGCGGCAACGACTGCTGCTGCGGGGTATCGCGGCCGAGATCGTCGAGATCACCCTGGACGACCCGGTGCCGGAGTCCTTGGACCTGTACACCCTGGGCGGCGCCGAGGACTATGCGCAGCGGCTGGCCACCCGGCACCTGCTGCGCTATCCGGGCCTGCAACGCGCGGCGGAGCGCGGCGCACCCGTGCTGTCGATCTGCGCCGCCGTCCAGGTGCTCGGGCACTGGTACGAGACGTCGTCGGGGGAACGGGTCGACGGCGTGGGCATGCTGGACGTGACGACCTCCCCGCAGGATGCCCGCACGATCGGCGAGCTGGTGAGCAAGCCGCTGCTGGCGGGGTTGACCCAGCGGCTCACCGGGTTTGAAAACCACCGCGGCGGCACCGTGCTGGGCCCCGACGCTGCGCCGTTGGGCGCGGTGGTCAAGGGCGCGGGCAACCGGCTCGGTGACGGTTTTGACGGCGTGATCCAGGGCAGCGTCGTCGCGACCTACATGCATGGGCCGTGCCTGGCCCGCAACCCGGAGCTGGCCGACCTGTTGCTGAGCAAGGTGGTGGGTGAGCTGGCGCCGCTGCAGCTGCCCGAGGTCGACCTGCTGCGCCGCGAACGACTGGGGGCGCGCTGA